In Fusarium oxysporum Fo47 chromosome VII, complete sequence, the following proteins share a genomic window:
- a CDS encoding 14-3-3 domain-containing protein, translated as SQVFLARLCGQAQRYDDMVPLLKEVVKRGGELSVDERNLLTTAFNNVFDTRRASWRIISSIEKNEYKGSEKHLATIRGYRIKIENEIEEICRDVLDLLNQSLIPNASTGESMALYYKMKGDYSRYLTEFVSSEKHNSAVISAYNAYKIAAYVAQAEFTAAHPLRLSLAVNFSVFYYRILNSRDHARYLAKHAFDDAKAELDVLTKEPDDDSILLMQLLCINLTLWASSDSCEREGII; from the exons AGCCAGGTTTTCCTCGCTCGCCTCTGTGGTCAGGCTCAGCGCTATGATGACATGGTCCCCCTTCTGAAGGAAGTCGTTAAGAGGGGTGGTGAGCTGAGTGTCGATGAGCGGAACCTTCTCACTACTGCTTTTAATAACGTTTTCGACACCCGTCGTGCCAGCTGGCGCATTATCTCCTCGATCGAGAAAAATGAGTACAAGGGTAGTGAGAAGCATCTTGCTACCATCCGTGGATACCGCATTAAAATTGAGAATGAGATCGAAGAGATCTGTCGGGACGTCTTGGATCTGCTAAACCAGAGCCTGATCCCAAATGCCAGTACCGGCGAGTCAATGGCATTATATTACAAGAT GAAGGGTGACTACAGCCGTTATCTGACCGAGTTCGTATCGAGTGAGAAACACAATTCTGCAGTTATCTCTGCGTATAATGCCTACAAG ATTGCTGCCTATGTTGCTCAGGCAGAGTTCACAGCCGCTCACCCATTGAGGCTGAGCTTGGCTGTCAATTTCTCTGTCTTCTACTACAGAATTCTGAATTCACGCGATCATGCCCGGTATCTTGCGAAACATGCTTTTGACGATGCCAAGGCCGAGCTCGATGTCCTAACCAAGGAGCCTGATGACGACAGTATCCTTCTCATGCAACTCCTTTGCATCAACCTGACCCTTTGGGCATCTTCAGACAGTTGTGAGCGTGAAGGGATTATA
- a CDS encoding major facilitator superfamily domain-containing protein — MASLEPLPLLPAQTHSRLGRSRSRCSTQNRLTLTRENSRYSSTANLLDCHLKDNETPYELNTWRSMIQMPITRKPVLQRSDTQRSRRTWIEPLDKILKEPDMWNNPFEGLCPQYARPNASVTETTLLPERDPTFEVTWADVGTGMPRKWPAWYRAMSLVFISFATLVVIMASTAYAIGIPGMAKDFGTQDRTRLTLGVSTYLFGLSIGPLVLAPLSEMYGRRPVYIVSLFSFAILLIPSAVAPNLVTILITRFMAAFMGSVVMSSAPGTLNELADEETKTVYFSVWILGAVNGPVVGPIFAGIIFQYAGWRWIHWFLVILAFTSCIVMATIPETHGAVILRRRCEEMKKHDDGRYWCTHSQTIAFSERLKVSMSRPLAMAFTEPICLFWDFFVAIIYAILYLCIVGYPIVFSQIRGWSPAVASLPLLTFGFGAIIAILADPPLRSLMRALSPPDTKANPDTTLPIIIAASILLPIGQLLFAVSAAPPNSAVVPILAGLPLGIGNMFVFLYVTNYLAVSYGKHAASALAGHASMRYFFAGALPLLAPVAYDRLGPLIIGLVLTGILITLVIIPVIFFKWGDKLKARSKLISCIQT; from the exons ATGGCGTCACTGGAACCTCTCCCTCTGCTACCTGCCCAGACGCATAGTCGTCTGGGTCGTTCACGTTCGCGCTGCAGCACGCAGAATCGACTCACGCTCACCAGAGAGAACAGCCGATACAGCTCTACTGCCAACTTGCTCGACTGTCATCTCAAGGATAATGAAACTCCCTACGAGCTGAACACGTGGAGAAGCATGATCCAAATGCCAATCACCCGGAAGCCCGTACTACAGAGGTCGGACACGCAGAGGAGCAGAAGAACGTGGATTGAACCTCTAGATAAGATTCTGAAGGAGCCTGATATGTGGAACAATCCTTTCGAGGGACTGTGCCCACAATATGCTAGGCCAAATGCTTCCGTAACAGAAACGACGCTCTTACCTGAGCGCGACCCGACATTTGAAGTTACATGGGCCGATGTTGGCACTGGCATGCCGCGGAAGTGGCCAGCCTGGTATCGCGCCATGAGCCTGGTATTTATCTCGTTTGCGACGCTCGTGGT AATCATGGCGTCAACAGCATACGCCATTGGCATTCCGGGCATGGCAAAGGATTTCGGCACACAAGACAGAACAAGACTCACTCTCGGCGTCTCGACCTATCTGTTCGGACTTTCTATAGGGCCGCTCGTTCTGGCTCCATTGAGTGAGATGTACGGACGGCGCCCAGTCTACATCGTGTCATTATTCTCATTTGCGATCCTACTCATCCCTTCAGCTGTCGCACCGAACCTGGTCACTATTCTCATTACGAGGTTCATGGCCGCATTCATGGGATCGGTTGTAATGTCTAGCGCCCCCGGGACGCTGAACGAACTTGCTGACGAGGAAACGAAAACCGTGTATTTTTCAGTGTGGATCCTTGGGGCTGTCAATGGG CCGGTCGTGGGCCCAATCTTTGCTGGAATCATCTTCCAATATGCCGGCTGGCGGTGGATTCATTGGTTTCTCGTCATCCTCGCCTTCACCTCCTGTATTGTCATGGCGACTATTCCGGAGACACACGGCGCCGTTATCCTACGCCGGCGATGTGAAGAAATGAAGAAGCATGACGATGGCAGATACTGGTGCACCCACAGCCAGACAATCGCATTCTCAGAACGTCTCAAGGTGAGTATGAGTAGGCCACTTGCGATGGCGTTTACTGAGCCCATCTG CCTTTTTTGGGACTTCTTCGTTGCCATCATATACGCAATTCTCTACCTCTGTATCGTTGGATATCCAATCGTCTTTTCTCAGATTCGCGGATGGAGTCCAGCTGTAGCGA GCCTCCCCTTGCTTACCTTCGGATTCGGGGCCATCATTGCCATCTTGGCAGATCCGCCGCTTCGGTCCCTGATGAGGGCGCTCAGTCCTCCCGACACCAAGGCCAACCCAGATACCACGCTGCCAATCATCATCGCGGCAAGCATACTACTCCCAATCGGACAGCTACTCTTCGCTGTCTCGGCGGCACCGCCCAACTCCGCTGTCGTCCCCATTCTCGCTGGTCTGCCCTTGGGCATTGGCAACATGTTCGTCTTTCTCTACGTCACCAATTACCTGGCTGTATCATACGGCAAGCACGCAGCAAGCGCACTCGCCGGCCATGCATCCATGCGATACTTTTTCGCCGGCGCATTGCCACTGCTGGCGCCGGTTGCGTATGATCGGTTGGGACCACTGATCATTGGACTGGTGCTGACGGGGATTTTAATCACTCTTGTGATCATCCCGGTGATATTCTTCAAATGGGGCGACAAGCTGAAAGCAAGGAGTAAATTAATAAGCTGTATTCAGACCTAG
- a CDS encoding kinase domain-containing protein, translated as MNADEAPLIPNLTNFDGSNTAPLQRFIALQEGHGHRIEQKLRKGSLFDRWRKILSKKQPQEDNKGPILSAKYGRCQEVVGYGASGIVHVSRKKKENGIGEELYAVKELQRRSRETEDEYIRRLTAEFCVLSELRHPNVIRTLELLTDEKGNYCQVIEYCEGGDLFTLVYSAGKLEVEEADCFFKQLMRGIEYLHEMGVAHRDLKPENLLLTRHGSLKISDFGNSDCFRMAWENDVHLMSGLCGSGPYIAPEVYTDQEYDGRAVDVWACGVIYIVMRTGSYLVASPGAFGRQPQGQVGLGLDLM; from the coding sequence ATGAACGCGGATGAAGCGCCTCTGATTCCAAATTTAACCAATTTCGATGGCAGCAACACTGCGCCGCTGCAGCGGTTCATCGCACTGCAAGAAGGACATGGGCATCGTATTGAACAAAAACTGCGCAAAGGGTCGCTATTTGATCGATGGAGGAAAATACTGAGCAAGAAGCAGCCGCAGGAGGATAATAAGGGACCTATATTGTCGGCAAAGTACGGCAGGTGCCAGGAAGTGGTTGGATATGGCGCATCTGGCATCGTCCATGTTTCGCgcaagaaaaaggagaatGGAATTGGCGAAGAACTATACGCGGTGAAGGAGCTCCAGCGTCGGTCGCGGGAGACGGAGGATGAGTACATCAGGCGCTTAACCGCTGAGTTCTGCGTCCTCAGCGAGCTACGCCATCCAAATGTGATCCGCACGCTCGAGCTACTGACAGATGAGAAGGGGAACTACTGCCAGGTGATAGAATACTGCGAAGGTGGCGACCTATTCACGCTAGTGTACTCGGCAGGGAAGTTAGAGGTAGAGGAGGCGGACTGCTTCTTTAAGCAGTTGATGCGCGGCATCGAGTACTTGCACGAGATGGGTGTAGCGCACCGCGATCTCAAGCCAGAAAATCTGCTGCTTACCAGGCATGGCAGCCTCAAGATCAGTGATTTCGGCAACAGCGACTGCTTTCGCATGGCTTGGGAGAATGACGTCCATCTTATGTCCGGGTTATGCGGTTCAGGACCATATATCGCTCCAGAAGTGTATACAGATCAGGAATACGATGGCCGAGCAGTCGATGTCTGGGCTTGCGGTGTCATTTATATTGTCATGCGCACGGGGAGTTACCTGGTCGCCAGTCCGGGTGCGTTTGGCCGCCAACCCCAAGGGCAagtggggttggggttagATCTGATGTAA
- a CDS encoding acyl transferase/acyl hydrolase/lysophospholipase, whose translation MAIQDHHFWVLSLDGGGVRALSSLIILNRLMREAGKEPAAVFTAAVGTSGGGYVWLGDNNPRALVLLNALMIGRLGLELTACQQQFLILSREVFQHREPWYMLRGILRPRYSHLRMEEEIKRVIEVAMLDRNVLMQAAAAAHTSMAHTGINCEVWKASRATSAAPTCFPPQDIGTASYVDGGLGFNNPIQTISDEYKHLGFQDVDEKRITYVSIGTGKPSNNELDRARQFWRQRPKSFRWSALQRFLAFLPPHTREAQLAGYLKAQKAWNVLLDLAEEENAHLSFQIAVGQDPPGTKRYFRFNCDKEFDVLDDGRGLCDIALDGYEDLQNIEDVTNMYLRREPAEIDQCVEQLRVHARTIAFVA comes from the exons ATGGCGATACAAGACCATCACTTTTGGGTCCTGTCTCTCG ACGGCGGCGGTGTTCGCGCGTTATCGTCTCTGATCATATTGAATCGATTAATGCGCGAAGCCGGAAAAGAACCCGCAGCAGTATTTACGGCTGCCGTTGGCACAAGCGGAGGAGGGTATGTATGGCTCGGAGACAATAATCCCCGTGCTTTGGTTTT GCTCAACGCTCTCATGATAGGAAGACTTGGCTTGGAGCTGACAGCCTGCCAGCAACAGTTTCTCATTTTGTCCCGCGAGGTATTCCAGCACCGTGAACCATGGTACATGCTTCGGGGCATTCTTAGACCTCGATATTCACATCTCCGTATGGAGGAGGAGATAAAAAGGGTGATAGAGGTCGCAATGCTGGACCGAAATGTGCTCATGCAggcagctgcagctg CACATACCAGCATGGCACACACCGGTATCAACTGCGAAGTTTGGAAAGCCAGTCGGGCGACAAGCGCTGCCCCGACTTGCTTCCCTCCCCAAGACATCGGAACCGCGAGCTACGTGGATGGAGGCCTAGGGTTCAACAATCCCATTCAGACCATCAGCGATGAATACAAGCACCTTGGCTTCCAAGACGTAGACGAGAAACGCATCACCTACGTCAGCATTGGTACCGGGAAGCCAAGCAACAACGAGCTTGATCGCGCAAGACAGTTCTGGCGACAGCGACCCAAATCCTTCCGTTGGTCAGCGCTCCAGCGGTTTCTTGCATTTCTGCCTCCACATACTCGAGAGGCCCAACTAGCTGGGTACTTGAAAGCTCAGAAAGCCTGGAACGTTTTGCTTGATCTAGCCGAGGAAGAAAATGCACACCTCTCATTCCAAATAGCTGTAGGTCAGGACCCTCCAGGCACGAAGAGGTACTTCCGGTTTAATTGTGATAAAGAATTTGACGTGCTTGATGATGGTCGTGGTCTCTGCGACATCGCATTGGATGGATACGAGGATTTGCAGAACATTGAAGATGTCACCAACATGTATCTTCGACGTGAGCCAGCGGAGATTGACCAATGTGTAGAACAGCTACGAGTGCATGCAAGGACTATCGCGTTTGTTGCCTAA
- a CDS encoding uncharacterized protein (expressed protein) — protein sequence MPPAKIESASRSRSKPNPTNATPAPAARRTRRELKRSDDKSSNQGKFTALAQGSRRSTSHSPLLVVNPDKVEAPKGVPTGESDEEDGELEDDLFIVEKIKNHAIDKNGNLVFQVKWKGFKSKKDLTWEPEDNLKVSGDEILNEYFDAIGGRDKIVEESNKAANTKKRRLTTNDTSSTRPKRLKRNEAHVGDKTLPAALKKWSPPSGSWEDEIEKIDTCEEDDNEKLIVCLIWKNGQTTKHETQTIYQKCPQKMLKFYEKHVNIIRKEKCHERRHDGLLGDVIP from the exons ATGCCTCCAG CCAAGATAGAGAGCGCGTCGCGTTCGCGCTCCAAACCCAATCCCACCAACGCAACCCCCGCTCCCGCTGCACGCCGGACAAGACGAGAGCTAAAACGCAGCGACGACAAATCTTCGAATCAGGGCAAGTTTACGGCTCTCGCTCAGGGGAGCCGAAGGTCAACCTCACACAGCCCACTGTTGGTTGTCAACCCGGACAAAGTCGAAGCTCCCAAAGGCGTTCCTACGGGCGagagtgatgaagaggacgGCGAACTCGAGGATGACCT TTTTATTGtagagaagatcaagaaccaCGCAATCGACAAAAAT GGCAACCTCGTGTTTCAGGTAAAGTGGAAGGGTTTTAAAAGCAAGAAAGACTTAACTTGGGAACCCGAGGACAATCTCAA GGTATCGGGCGACGAGATTCTCAATGAGTATTTTGACGCGATAGGTGGGAGGGACAAGATCGTCGAGGAATCGAACAAAGCGGCCAACACCAAAAAGCGTAGACTGACGACAAATGACACTTCCAGCACAAGGCCCAAGCGATTGAAACGAAATGAGGCGCATGTAGGCGATAAGACTTTGCCTGCGGCCCTGAAGAAGTGGAGTCCTCCTTCGGGATCGTGggaggatgagattgagaagattgacACTTGCGAGGAGGACGACAATGAAAAACTGATCGTTTGTCTTATTTGGAAGAACGGCCAGACGACCAAGCATGAGACGCAGACCATCTACCAAAAGTGCCCGCAGAAG ATGCTCAAGTTTTATGAGAAGCACGTCAACATTATTAGGAAAGAGAAATGTCATGAGAGACGTCACGACGGCCTTCTAGGGGATGTTATACCCTAA